A portion of the Malania oleifera isolate guangnan ecotype guangnan chromosome 3, ASM2987363v1, whole genome shotgun sequence genome contains these proteins:
- the LOC131150268 gene encoding probable serine/threonine-protein phosphatase 2A regulatory subunit B'' subunit TON2, producing MYSGSSDGESHEAPPRKIPPASSMPWVRNLRRYIGSGAGLGSEALMELETKRILLDIFKEKQQKSAEAGTIPTFYKKKPEEGSISHRVQRLAKYRFLKKQSDLLLNADDLDAMWVCLRENCVIDDATGAEKMNYEDFCHIASVCTEQIGPKCRRFFSPSNFMKFEKDESGRIAILPFYLYVMRTVSLTQARIDMSELDEDSDGFLQPHEMEAYIRGLIPNLAQLRDMPAAFVQMYCRIAAHKFFFFCDPHRRGKACIKKVLLSNCLQELMELHQESEEEVTDTEQAENWFSLTSAQRICDMFLALDKDMNGTLSKQELREYADGTLTDIFIERAFDEHVRRGKSAGGNAREMDFESFLDFVLALENKDTPEGLTYLFRCLDLHGRGYLTTADIHTLFRDVHQKWIEGGNYELCIEDVRDEIWDMVKPVDPLRITLADLLVCKQGGTVASMLIDVRGFWAHDNRENLLQEEEEPEEE from the exons ATGTACAGCGGTTCTAGCGATGGTGAAAGCCACGAAGCCCCGCCGAGGAAGATCCCGCCGGCTTCCTCCATGCCGTGGGTACGCAACCTCCGCCGCTACATCGGATCCGGCGCCGGGCTGGGATCCGAAGCCTTGATGG AACTTGAAACAAAAAGAATTTTGCTTGACATATTTAAGGAGAAGCAGCAAAAGAGCGCCGAAGCTGGCACAATTCCAACATTCTATAAGAAG AAACCAGAAGAAGGATCCATTAGTCACAGGGTCCAGAGGTTGGCCAAATATCGGTTTTTGAAG AAGCAATCAGATCTTTTGCTAAATGCAGATGATCTTGATGCCATGTGGGTTTGCTTGAGGGAAAACTGTGTGATTGATGATGCCACAGGTGCGGAAAAG ATGAATTATGAAGATTTTTGCCACATCGCATCTGTATGTACAGAGCAAATAGGCCCCAAATGTCGACGCTTTTTCAGCCCTTCAAATTTCATGAAGTTTGAGAAAGATGAGTCAGGAAGAATTGCCATTCTGCCCTTTTACCTTTATGTGATGCGTACG GTTTCACTTACTCAGGCCAGAATAGATATGAGTGAGCTTGACGAGGATTCTGATGGCTTCCTTCAACCTCAT GAGATGGAGGCATATATACGAGGCCTTATTCCTAATCTGGCGCAACTTCGGGATATGCCTGCAGCTTTTGTCCAAATGTATTGCCGCATAGCTGCACACAAATTCTTCTTCTTTTGTGATCCACATAGACGAG GAAAAGCTTGCATAAAGAAGGTGCTACTTAGTAACTGCCTCCAGGAACTGATGGAGCTACATCAG GAAAGTGAGGAAGAAGTCACTGATACTGAACAGGCTGAAAATTGGTTCTCTTTGACATCAGCACAGCGCATATGTG ATATGTTCCTTGCCCTTGATAAAGATATGAACGGGACATTGAGTAAGCAGGAGCTTCGAGAATATGCAGATGGAACATTAACAGATATTTTCATTGAGAGGG CATTTGATGAACATGTTCGGCGCGGaaaaagtgctggaggtaatgctcGAGAGATGGATTTTGAAAGTTTTCTTGACTTTGTTCTGGCCCTAGAAAACAAAGACACCCCGGAGGGATTAACATATTTGTTCCGGTGTCTCGATCTTCATGGAAGGGGATACCTCACAACAGCTGATATTCACACACTTTTTAG GGATGTACACCAGAAATGGATAGAGGGAGGGAACTATGAACTGTGTATCGAAGATGTAAGGGATGAAATCTGGGATATGGTGAAGCCAGTGGACCCACTGAGGATTACACTAGCTGATCTTCTGGTTTGCAAGCAGGGAGGGACCGTTGCGAGCATGCTCATCGATGTGCGTGGGTTTTGGGCACATGACAATAGAGAAAATCTTCTACAGGAAGAGGAAGAGCCTGAAGAAGAGTAA